GCTATTGACGCGGCAGTTTGACCGGACTTACTTTGTTAAATATTTAGGGTTAGATGCTTTTACTACCTATGATGGTATTAATTCACATCAGACCGCTGAGTTACGAAAAAATGCGAAGAGCTCTGAAATTAACGGGATTTTGAAATACGTGCGCGCACATTACGCTCAGCCTAATCCAAAATATTATGGAGTTGCCAAAGGCCGCAACGTGATTGTTATTCACCTCGAAAGTTTCCAACAATTTAGTATTAATAAGAAAATTAATGGGCAAGAGGTCACGCCGTTCTTGAACTCGCTCTATAATTCCAAAGATAGCCTGTCCTTTGCCAACTTCTTTAACCAAGTTGGGCAGGGGAAAACTTCGGATGCCGAAAACATGCTTGAAACAGGAACTTTTGGTTTGCCACAAGGCTCGTTATTTGCCCAACTCGGGGATGACGAAACCTTCCAAGCAATGCCAGAAATTTTAAAACAACATGGTGATTACACGTCGGCTGTTTTCCACGGTAACAATGCGGCCTTTTGGAATCGGAATAACGTTTATAAAAACATGGGGTATGATTACTTCTACGATGCGAGTTACTTTGATACGACGGGAGACCGGGCAACTGGCTATGGTCTAAAGGATAAGTTGTTGTTCCATGACTCAATTCCGTATTTAGAACACTTACAACAACCGTTCTATACGAAGTACATTACTGTCACTAACCACTTCCCATATTCATTGGACAAGGAAGATCAAGATAAGGGCTTCAAAACTGTTAATACTGACTCAAAAATTATTAACAACTACTTTGTCACTAACCGATACTTGGATGATTCAATCAAGGAATTTTTCAGTTATTTGAAAAAATCTGGGCTATATAAAGATTCAGTAGTTCTCTTGTATGGGGATCACTATGGTATTTCTGACACTGAAAACCCAGGCTTAGCGCCGATAGTTGGTAAAAGTACCGATGACTGGAATGCTAATGATGATGCAGAAATGCAACGGGTGCCATTAATTATTCACGTGCCAGGGTTGAAGGATGGTGGCGTACAGAAACAATATGGTGGTGAAATTGACGTCGTTCCAACATTGGAACATCTGTTGGGAATTGATTCAAAAGAATATGTACAATTTGGTTCGGATTTGATGAGCAAACAACATAGTCAAGTTGTGGCGTTCCGGGATGGTGATTTTGTTTCACCAACCTATAATTACATTAATGGGACGGTTTATAAGACTAAAACGGGTGCGGAATTAGACGAAACCCCAGCTCTGATGAAGAAGATTGATAAAACCGCCACGGCAGTTAAAGAAAAACTGAGTATGTCGGATTCATTAAACCAAAAGAATTTATTGCGTTTCTATACACCGGACGGCTTTACCCCAGTTGATCCAAGTAAATACAATTACACGTATCCGAATGGGGTTAATTTTGCCAAGCAAGTTGAGGCAAAACTGCATTTGAAGTCCACTAGCATCTTTAGTCAAAATCAAGATAAATCGACCCAGAGTCTTTATCGAACTGACGCACCAGAAGTAAACCACAAGAACATGGATACTTCAAGAATTCAACAAACGCGCAAAACTGATACCGATGATGGTGAAAGTTCAAGCAGCAGTTCAAATTAGTTAATAATATCGAAGGTGGGACACGACTTGTCCAACCTACCCAATAAGCCTGATTTCTCCTTGTTCCAGTAAGGGAGGAATCAGGCTTATTAATGTACAACAAAAGGCCAGTTGGTTGATTTCTTATACTATCAAAACAAATACTGATGCATCAGCAATGAAAACGTTTACATGAAACACAAAAAATTCACAATTTATTTACAATTTCTTCGTCTGAAAGGGTTTACATTTTCACATTCGAGCTTTATAGTATAGATATTGAAAGCGATTACAGTGGTAGTTGCAAAAATACTAAATTAAATGGTTATAAAAACCGGAGGATATTAAGATTATGGCAGAAAAGACAGTTATGTTAGTGTGTGCAGCAGGTATGTCAACTTCATTGTTGGTGGCAGCAATGCAAAAGGCAGCAGTTGCAGCCGGTAAAGATTACGAAATCTTCGCAACTGCATCAGCAGACGCTGATAACAAAATTGCTGAAAAGCACCCAGACGTTCTTATGCTTGGACCTCAAATTCGCTACCTTGAAGGCGAAATGAAGAAGAAGGCAGAAGCAGCTGGTATTCCTATGGAAATCATCAACATGCAAGATTACGGCATGATGAAGGGTGATAACGTCCTTAAGGAAGCTGACCGTTTGATGGGTGTTTAATTCTTAATTAACACTTCTAAAAACCACGACCTTTAATCATTGTTGAGGCAAGCGTCGTGGTTTTTCTGGTTATGAAACCAAGATAATGGACAACATGACGATTTATCGTCAATTACTATCACTTTAAAAAATATAAAAAACGAGGATTTGAGATAATGGAAGAACAAAACTTAGAAGCAATCATGGGTTTAATTATGAATGGTGGTAACGCCAAGAGTTCAGCATTCGAAGCAATTCAAGCTGCCAAGACTGGCGACTTTGATGGTGCCGATGCGAAGTTGAAGGAATCAGATCAATTCTTGACTGAAGCTCACAACTCACAAACTTCAATGTTGACACAAGAAGCTCAAGGTAACCACATGACTGTTACTTTGTTGGCCGTTCACTCACAAGACCACATCATGAACGCAATCACTTTCCGGGACTTAGCTGGTGAAGTAGTTGATATTTACAAGAAGCTTGCTGCTGACGGTAAGTAATTCATGCAAGGGGACGCGGATACTATGTCCTGCGTCCCTTTTTTACAAACGAAATAAAAATAAATTAAAATTGGAGAAAATATAGATGACTAAACAAGGTTTGAAGATGCCAGATAACTTCCTTTGGGGCGGCGCCGTTGCTGCGCACCAGCTTGAAGGTGGCTGGCAAGAAGGTGGTAAAGGCGTATCAATTGCTGATGTAATGTTGGCAGGTAAGAACGGTGTTCCTCGGGTTGTAACTGATGGTGTCTTGCCAGATGGTAACTACCCTAACCACCGCGGAATTGATTTCTACCACACATATGCGGATGACTTTAAGTTGTTCAAGGAAATGGGTATGAAAGCATTCCGGACTTCAATCGCTTGGACACGTATTTTCCCAAATGGTGATGAAACTGAACCAAATGAAGAAGGCTTGCAATTCTACGATGACATGTTTGATGCATTGATTGAAAATGGCATCGAACCAGTAATTACACTTTCTCACTTTGAAATGCCTTACCACCTTGTGACTGAATACGGTGGCTGGCGTAACCGTAAGTTGATTGATTTCTTCGTGCGTTTTGCCGAAGTTGTCTTTGACCGTTACAAGAACAAAGTTAAGTACTGGATGACTTTCAACGAAATCAATAACCAAACTTCATGGAAAGATCCCCACCCAATGTTGCAAAACTCAGCATTGAAGGATTACTCAGAAGATGAAGCGCAAGAATTAATGTACTTGGCTTCACACCACGAAATGGTTGCTTCAGCACTTGCTACTAAGGTTGCTCACGAAATCAACCCTGAAATGCAAGTTGGTTGTATGATTGCAATGAACCCAGTTTACCCAGCATCATCAAACCCTAAAGATATTTTGTTTGCAGAACGTGCGATGCAAACACGTTACTACTGGGGTGATGTTCAAGCCAATGGTAAGTATCCTAACTGGTTACTT
This is a stretch of genomic DNA from Periweissella cryptocerci. It encodes these proteins:
- a CDS encoding PTS lactose/cellobiose transporter subunit IIA encodes the protein MEEQNLEAIMGLIMNGGNAKSSAFEAIQAAKTGDFDGADAKLKESDQFLTEAHNSQTSMLTQEAQGNHMTVTLLAVHSQDHIMNAITFRDLAGEVVDIYKKLAADGK
- a CDS encoding 6-phospho-beta-glucosidase, producing the protein MTKQGLKMPDNFLWGGAVAAHQLEGGWQEGGKGVSIADVMLAGKNGVPRVVTDGVLPDGNYPNHRGIDFYHTYADDFKLFKEMGMKAFRTSIAWTRIFPNGDETEPNEEGLQFYDDMFDALIENGIEPVITLSHFEMPYHLVTEYGGWRNRKLIDFFVRFAEVVFDRYKNKVKYWMTFNEINNQTSWKDPHPMLQNSALKDYSEDEAQELMYLASHHEMVASALATKVAHEINPEMQVGCMIAMNPVYPASSNPKDILFAERAMQTRYYWGDVQANGKYPNWLLKMWEHKGFNIGVTEEDKEILAKYTCDYIGFSYYMSWTVSDTGDEWLEYDETTNHGDNPFLKQSDWGWQIDPVGLRYAMNWMWDRWQKPQFIVENGFGAYDKKDENGEVHDDYRISYFQNHISEMEKAVVLDGVELYGYCPWGVIDLVSASTGEMAKRYGFIYVDLDDMGEGSGERSKKDSFNWYQKLVKSDGVDLYNNED
- a CDS encoding LTA synthase family protein, with the protein product MRKLFNHLSTRKGFFWFLIILFWAKTLLAYFLDFGALGVQTPFQFLIMLINPIATSIILFGIAWFFKRAKFFYPVLGIMYILNTVLLYLNVIYFREFTDFMTVNTMLGYDKVNQGLSGAGYELMDFHDIFFWVDIVIIIVLLLTKVIKFDVKKAARWSGLAALSGGMLLLMVNIAFADMSRPQLLTRQFDRTYFVKYLGLDAFTTYDGINSHQTAELRKNAKSSEINGILKYVRAHYAQPNPKYYGVAKGRNVIVIHLESFQQFSINKKINGQEVTPFLNSLYNSKDSLSFANFFNQVGQGKTSDAENMLETGTFGLPQGSLFAQLGDDETFQAMPEILKQHGDYTSAVFHGNNAAFWNRNNVYKNMGYDYFYDASYFDTTGDRATGYGLKDKLLFHDSIPYLEHLQQPFYTKYITVTNHFPYSLDKEDQDKGFKTVNTDSKIINNYFVTNRYLDDSIKEFFSYLKKSGLYKDSVVLLYGDHYGISDTENPGLAPIVGKSTDDWNANDDAEMQRVPLIIHVPGLKDGGVQKQYGGEIDVVPTLEHLLGIDSKEYVQFGSDLMSKQHSQVVAFRDGDFVSPTYNYINGTVYKTKTGAELDETPALMKKIDKTATAVKEKLSMSDSLNQKNLLRFYTPDGFTPVDPSKYNYTYPNGVNFAKQVEAKLHLKSTSIFSQNQDKSTQSLYRTDAPEVNHKNMDTSRIQQTRKTDTDDGESSSSSSN
- a CDS encoding PTS sugar transporter subunit IIB, with the translated sequence MAEKTVMLVCAAGMSTSLLVAAMQKAAVAAGKDYEIFATASADADNKIAEKHPDVLMLGPQIRYLEGEMKKKAEAAGIPMEIINMQDYGMMKGDNVLKEADRLMGV